The sequence atataaaaattagttttgaaaaaaaaaaagaaaaaaataaattaaaaaaataattattttatttctgtgtgattatttttttttttttctttgtagagggtacaatttcaaaaataaatatattgttTTTCTGAGTCCATAAATTTCCTATTAcactaatatttttattttttttttatcattattgttttattttttttattttaagagTGACCCATTATATTGATTCCTTTTGaaaacattttaatttatttatttatttgaatttaaaaaaaaaatttaaaatatatagatATTTGGTTaagagaattaaaaaaaaaaaaattgaaaaaattaaaaaaagtgtttgggaattaaaaaaaaaaataaaatggaaaatgaaaaaaaatgaaaaaacgaaaattaattttaattatttattgctgtaaataaaaaatttatggaaaaaataaatattataattcaccttaaaaaaaaaaaaaaaaaaatttatgacATTAGTTTTTATGGGTGTatcatgttttttttttttattttttttgaatactgttagaataattatataatctGGTCTattgatcaaaaaataaaataaaaaaagataattatttttgattaatataaatatgtttaacagtaaaaaaaaaaaaaaaaaaaaaaaaaaaaaaaaaaaaaaaaaaaaaaaaatataaaaagctttttgttttataataaaaaaaaataaaattaaattttatttgtttttatttttttttaaaattgattaataattaaattacaattttaataattttttaaaaaattatttgtttattctAAAGCGGTGGCAATGTAATCAGCTCTTAATGAATAGACTTTGTTTTCATTCCAAGTGTAGAAAACACAATCAAAACCTTTGGTGGTAATGTTTCTTGGTTGAACACCAATACGAGTTTGATTGGTAGCATCAGTACAATCGATTTGATCAAAGTTGAGGGCAACCTTTGGGAGAGTAGCAAATTCAAATTGGAATTTAACTGGGACAACAACTTCACGTTTACCTGAACCGGTATTTAAGGCACAGTTATCGCCAGTGTAAATATCTGCACCAACTTGAGTGACTGAGCTTTGTACTGGTTGAGTGTAGAATTCACATCTTAATGAAATGTGGTTATTCCAGGTTAATGGGTGGATAGCAATTGAACGAGCTCTAATTGGAGTATCAAAGAAATGATTAACAACAGTGTTACGATCAGTTACACCAGTAATAGCAGCACCATTACGATATTCAGACCAGGTAACATTATCTAATGAATAACGGA comes from Dictyostelium discoideum AX4 chromosome 2 chromosome, whole genome shotgun sequence and encodes:
- the dscD-1 gene encoding discoidin I, D chain translates to MSTQGLVTLLGNAQCHLRTSTNYNGVHTQFNAALNYKNKGTNTIDGSEAWCSSIVDTNQYIVAGCEVPRTFMCVALQGRGDHDQWVTSYKIRYSLDNVTWSEYRNGAAITGVTDRNTVVNHFFDTPIRARSIAIHPLTWNNHISLRCEFYTQPVQSSVTQVGADIYTGDNCALNTGSGKREVVVPVKFQFEFATLPKVALNFDQIDCTDATNQTRIGVQPRNITTKGFDCVFYTWNENKVYSLRADYIATALE